The Burkholderia pyrrocinia genome has a segment encoding these proteins:
- a CDS encoding 23S rRNA (adenine(2030)-N(6))-methyltransferase RlmJ, whose product MLSYRHGFHAGNHADVLKHAVVVQLLRYLNKKDKSYWYIDTHAGAGVYSLRDGYAAKTAEFDTGIGRLWNDKNLPEALGDYVDEVRALNDDGELRFYPGSPYIAWRSMREQDRMRLFEMHTTEIDVLRHNFRDAGRRAMIFAGDGFEGIKALLPPPPRRALVLIDPSYEDKKDYARTVSCVTECLKRFATGCYAIWYPQVTRTESQRFPEQLKRLQPNNWLHLTLTVSNPPADGLGLYGSGMFILNPPYTLAQSMNEALPYLVEMLGQDSGARCQIEQRGN is encoded by the coding sequence ATGCTCAGTTATCGTCACGGTTTTCACGCAGGCAACCACGCGGACGTGCTCAAGCACGCCGTCGTCGTCCAACTGCTGCGCTACCTGAACAAGAAAGACAAGTCGTACTGGTACATCGACACGCATGCCGGTGCCGGCGTGTATTCGCTGCGCGACGGCTACGCGGCAAAGACCGCGGAATTCGACACCGGCATCGGCCGGCTGTGGAACGACAAGAACCTGCCGGAAGCGCTGGGCGATTATGTGGACGAAGTACGTGCGCTGAACGACGACGGCGAACTGCGCTTCTATCCCGGTTCCCCGTATATCGCATGGCGATCGATGCGCGAGCAGGACCGCATGCGCCTGTTCGAAATGCACACGACGGAAATCGACGTGCTGCGCCACAACTTCCGCGACGCGGGGCGACGCGCGATGATCTTCGCCGGTGACGGCTTCGAAGGCATCAAGGCGCTGCTGCCGCCACCGCCGCGACGCGCACTCGTGCTGATCGACCCGTCCTACGAGGACAAGAAGGATTACGCGCGCACGGTAAGCTGCGTGACGGAATGCCTCAAGCGTTTCGCGACGGGCTGCTACGCGATCTGGTATCCGCAGGTCACGCGGACGGAATCGCAGCGCTTTCCCGAGCAGTTGAAGCGCCTGCAACCGAACAACTGGCTGCACCTGACGCTGACGGTGTCGAATCCGCCTGCCGATGGGCTGGGCCTCTACGGCAGCGGGATGTTCATCCTGAATCCGCCGTATACGCTCGCGCAGAGCATGAACGAGGCACTGCCCTATCTGGTCGAGATGCTGGGACAGGATAGCGGCGCCCGCTGTCAGATCGAGCAGCGCGGAAACTGA
- a CDS encoding DUF3563 family protein, producing the protein MIAYIVEKLSNWFESAERERREAYLATSSDIVQLERRIRSLETNGYSL; encoded by the coding sequence ATGATCGCCTACATCGTCGAAAAGCTGAGCAACTGGTTCGAATCCGCAGAACGTGAGCGCCGTGAGGCTTACCTCGCCACGTCGTCGGACATCGTCCAGCTCGAGCGCCGTATCCGCTCGCTCGAAACCAACGGCTACTCGCTGTAA